The Ignavibacteriales bacterium genome includes a region encoding these proteins:
- the lptC gene encoding LPS export ABC transporter periplasmic protein LptC encodes MSALRLIAGILSAVLLMMTTPGCEDKIKPSVLPGLDSKTIPQQESWNSTIVVSDSGHIQARILAGYIQKYDGPQETQMSDGITVFFYNDVGKQTSVMTARTGKVNEQTYSIEAEGDVLVVSDDSTKLRTERLFWDNKHKLVHTNDYVSVTSPRENVQGRGFESDQRLRNYRIFKVTAQVRGN; translated from the coding sequence ATGAGTGCACTGCGTCTTATAGCTGGGATATTGTCCGCTGTTCTCTTGATGATGACAACGCCGGGCTGCGAAGACAAGATCAAGCCGTCGGTGCTGCCGGGGCTCGATTCCAAAACTATCCCACAGCAGGAGAGTTGGAACAGCACAATCGTCGTCTCAGATTCCGGGCATATTCAGGCCAGGATCTTGGCGGGTTACATCCAGAAATATGATGGTCCGCAGGAAACGCAAATGAGCGACGGGATAACGGTCTTTTTCTACAACGATGTCGGGAAGCAGACTTCCGTGATGACAGCCAGGACGGGAAAGGTGAACGAACAGACGTACAGCATAGAGGCGGAAGGGGATGTGCTCGTTGTCTCGGATGACAGCACGAAACTCCGAACCGAGCGTCTGTTCTGGGACAACAAACATAAGTTGGTTCACACGAACGACTATGTGTCTGTGACGTCGCCGCGTGAGAATGTCCAGGGGCGGGGTTTCGAATCGGATCAACGTTTACGCAATTACAGAATTTTCAAGGTCACTGCACAAGTTCGCGGAAATTGA
- the coaD gene encoding pantetheine-phosphate adenylyltransferase yields MRTAIYPGSFDPITNGHLDILKRALKLFDKVIITIARNSAKNPLFSEEDRLAMIKESVKNLKGVEIDCFDGLLVDYARKKKATAVVRGLRAISDFEYELQMALMNRKLDEHLVTVFLMPNEKYTYLNSSIVREIARHKGNIREFVQPHVLRALENKLHKTKNTKRVKR; encoded by the coding sequence ATGAGAACAGCCATATACCCCGGCAGCTTCGACCCCATTACCAATGGCCATCTGGACATATTGAAGCGCGCACTGAAGCTCTTCGACAAGGTGATTATTACAATCGCGAGGAACTCTGCCAAGAATCCATTGTTTTCAGAAGAGGATCGGCTGGCGATGATCAAGGAGTCGGTCAAAAACCTCAAAGGGGTCGAAATCGACTGCTTTGACGGCCTGCTGGTCGACTACGCACGAAAAAAGAAAGCGACGGCCGTCGTCCGTGGACTCCGGGCCATTTCTGACTTTGAATACGAGCTCCAAATGGCACTGATGAACCGGAAGCTCGATGAGCACCTGGTGACGGTATTCCTTATGCCGAACGAGAAATACACGTACCTCAATTCGAGCATCGTACGCGAGATAGCCAGGCATAAGGGTAATATTCGGGAATTCGTTCAGCCCCACGTGCTCCGCGCCCTGGAGAACAAGCTTCACAAAACAAAGAACACGAAACGAGTCAAGCGATAG
- a CDS encoding prephenate dehydrogenase, with translation MNSRLRIQSSFKRITIIGVGVIGGSLGLAIKKHYPDVRIVGVDKGSVLGKALKRGAIDEAATDLRKALSGSDLVFLATPVSVIQRVLPKVAAFAPSRTVVTDVGSVKRSIMRRASRLFPYGNFIGGHPMAGVELSGVDAAHPLLFENAVYVLSPMKSTPPLMMQQCADFLKELGARIVLLDPDTHDEVASVVSHLPQLTAVALTNVAGKEHRSGRRHLRLAAGGFRDLTRIASSRPEIWKDILEFNRDEIDKSLVLLIRELERYRTYLRKGTTDLAARFRSARTIRDGIPKSMKGFLHPLAELYVFVKDKPGMMAKMTSVLAKAEINIKDIELVKVREGRGGTFRLAFESKEMSARAVVILKKAGFEIGD, from the coding sequence ATGAATTCTCGTCTTCGTATACAAAGTTCTTTCAAAAGGATCACCATCATCGGTGTTGGTGTCATCGGCGGCTCCCTTGGTCTTGCGATCAAGAAGCACTATCCCGACGTACGAATCGTCGGCGTTGACAAGGGAAGCGTGTTGGGGAAGGCCCTCAAGAGGGGCGCAATTGACGAAGCGGCGACAGATCTCCGGAAAGCTCTCTCCGGATCCGACCTTGTGTTTCTCGCTACCCCGGTCTCTGTCATCCAGCGGGTCCTTCCGAAAGTGGCAGCGTTTGCTCCTTCACGCACAGTCGTCACGGATGTCGGAAGTGTGAAGCGGAGCATCATGCGACGCGCGTCGAGACTGTTTCCATACGGTAATTTCATCGGCGGGCATCCGATGGCAGGCGTGGAGCTTTCAGGCGTGGATGCTGCTCATCCGCTGCTGTTCGAAAATGCGGTCTACGTCCTTTCTCCGATGAAATCCACACCTCCCTTGATGATGCAGCAGTGCGCCGACTTCCTGAAGGAACTGGGAGCGCGGATCGTTCTGCTTGATCCGGACACTCATGATGAAGTCGCTTCGGTGGTAAGTCACCTTCCCCAACTCACAGCCGTGGCTCTTACGAACGTGGCAGGGAAAGAGCATCGTTCGGGCCGGCGGCATCTGAGGCTTGCGGCGGGCGGTTTCCGCGACCTGACACGCATCGCTTCGAGCAGACCCGAGATATGGAAGGATATTCTTGAATTCAATCGCGACGAGATCGACAAGTCGCTCGTGCTCTTGATACGGGAACTTGAGCGTTATCGGACATATCTTCGCAAAGGAACAACTGATCTCGCGGCCAGGTTCAGATCGGCCAGGACGATTCGCGACGGCATTCCGAAGTCGATGAAGGGCTTCCTGCACCCGCTCGCGGAATTGTACGTGTTCGTGAAGGACAAGCCGGGCATGATGGCGAAGATGACTTCGGTGCTGGCAAAGGCGGAGATCAACATCAAGGACATCGAGCTTGTAAAGGTTCGCGAAGGGAGAGGCGGTACGTTCCGACTCGCGTTTGAGTCTAAGGAGATGTCCGCGCGCGCAGTGGTGATCCTAAAAAAGGCGGGATTCGAGATCGGGGATTGA
- a CDS encoding zinc ribbon domain-containing protein, which yields MPTYDYKCKECGHLFEEFQSMSSDFLVTCPSCGKPGLVRLMAGGAGLVFKGSGFYLTDYKKAGSSTSSSNSKSEPSSKSESSSSDKSSDSSTDSGKSDSKPSTPPAAPPKPDQK from the coding sequence ATGCCGACGTACGATTACAAATGCAAAGAGTGCGGACACCTGTTTGAAGAATTCCAGTCGATGAGTTCTGATTTCCTCGTCACATGCCCGTCATGCGGCAAACCCGGGCTCGTCCGTCTGATGGCAGGCGGGGCGGGATTGGTTTTCAAAGGCAGCGGATTCTATCTGACAGACTACAAGAAGGCAGGCTCTTCAACAAGCTCGTCAAATTCGAAATCCGAGCCGTCTTCCAAGTCAGAGTCTTCTTCCAGCGACAAGAGCTCCGACTCTTCAACGGATTCTGGGAAATCCGATTCAAAGCCATCGACCCCGCCCGCCGCTCCGCCAAAACCGGATCAGAAGTAG
- a CDS encoding pyridoxal phosphate-dependent aminotransferase produces MTVSQLAKSIAESPTLKLNEEARLLREKGEAVIHLGAGEPKNRAPMSAILSSAAKLNTGDVKYTPADGTPSLKKAIIKYTEENYDKVVSPENIIVSAGAKQSVYNILYSILNPQDEVIILAPYWVSYPEMVRMVYGVPVIVTPEDGGFHPRMEDILKAVSSYTKAIIINSPNNPSGVVYSDEFIAQIIEYCEKKGIYVIMDDIYHKLVFDGKKWPACYRFTKKDLESSHIVVVNGVSKLYGMTGFRIGWAVAPKELVSIMTNVQGQITTTTSVLLQAAAEGALTGLQSHIDTLRMTLENNRDVMMQELKSFSGVKITKPNGTYYCLPDFRAFSNDSVKLSQLLLKKALVVTVPGKEFGMEGHLRLSYAGSIKDVTEGVARIKWALDPNSPNEIYIGDRKLVRDWK; encoded by the coding sequence ATGACAGTCAGCCAGCTAGCAAAATCGATAGCCGAATCTCCTACGTTGAAGCTGAACGAGGAAGCGAGGCTTCTGCGTGAGAAGGGGGAAGCCGTGATCCACCTTGGAGCAGGTGAGCCGAAGAATCGAGCGCCGATGTCCGCTATTCTCAGTTCGGCAGCAAAGCTCAATACAGGTGATGTCAAGTACACGCCGGCGGACGGAACACCATCCCTCAAGAAAGCGATTATCAAGTACACCGAGGAAAACTACGACAAGGTCGTCTCCCCGGAGAACATCATCGTCTCGGCCGGAGCGAAGCAGTCGGTGTACAACATCCTCTACTCGATACTCAACCCTCAGGACGAGGTGATCATCCTTGCACCGTACTGGGTGAGCTACCCTGAGATGGTGCGCATGGTGTACGGTGTTCCCGTGATAGTGACTCCCGAGGATGGCGGTTTCCACCCGAGGATGGAAGATATCCTGAAGGCGGTCAGTTCGTACACGAAAGCGATCATCATCAACAGCCCCAACAATCCTTCGGGGGTGGTTTACTCGGACGAGTTCATCGCTCAGATCATCGAATACTGCGAGAAGAAGGGGATCTATGTCATCATGGACGACATTTATCACAAGCTCGTCTTCGATGGCAAGAAGTGGCCTGCGTGCTACAGGTTCACAAAAAAGGATCTGGAGTCGAGCCATATCGTTGTCGTCAATGGTGTGTCGAAGTTGTATGGCATGACCGGCTTCCGGATCGGCTGGGCGGTTGCTCCGAAGGAACTCGTGTCGATCATGACAAACGTCCAGGGACAGATCACGACCACCACCTCGGTTCTCCTCCAGGCAGCGGCGGAGGGGGCCCTTACCGGACTCCAGAGCCATATCGACACCCTGCGTATGACTCTTGAGAACAACCGCGACGTCATGATGCAGGAGCTGAAATCGTTTTCCGGAGTGAAAATTACGAAACCAAACGGGACGTATTACTGTTTACCTGATTTCCGGGCGTTCTCAAACGATTCCGTCAAACTCTCGCAGCTGTTGCTGAAGAAGGCGCTCGTCGTCACCGTGCCAGGCAAGGAGTTTGGCATGGAAGGGCATCTCCGGCTCAGCTATGCTGGCTCGATCAAGGACGTCACGGAAGGCGTTGCGCGGATCAAATGGGCACTCGACCCCAACTCACCTAATGAAATATATATTGGCGACCGCAAACTCGTGAGGGATTGGAAATGA
- the pckA gene encoding phosphoenolpyruvate carboxykinase (ATP), which produces MNNILDIKTPAQSEASALKSDYGLENHGLSNLRMVYWNLPSEALYEEISFRREARITQMGPIVANTGKHTARSANDKFVVKEASTQDKIWWGQYNRPYSPDKFHDLYNRMQGFLQGRDLFVQDCYAGADPNYRMPIRIICEHAWHALFARNMFILPKTNEEYRRHIPEYTVMAIPSFKGMPQIDGTNANTFIVLNFAQKLCLIGNTAYAGEIKKSIFTILNYVLPLDGVMSMHASANVGKEGDSAIFFGLSGTGKTTLSADPKRGLIGDDEHGWSDEGVFNIEGGCYAKVIRLSASAEPQIYATTRMFGTILENVVHDPVTRLIDLDDDAITENTRASYPLEYISNAIPEKMAGHPKSIILLTCDASGVMPPIARLSPDQTMYQFISGYTSKIAGTEVGLGKEPEMTFSTCFGAPFMVHHPSFYADLLKRKILKHGSNCWLVNTGWIGGAYGVGKRISIGHTRRLLEAALTGELLNSEFVTDPVFGFSVPKTCEGVPANILDPSASWPSKVVYMQKYKQLASRFVENFKKFEEGCPPEVMKAGPKI; this is translated from the coding sequence ATGAACAATATTCTTGACATCAAAACCCCGGCTCAAAGTGAAGCCTCCGCGCTGAAGAGCGACTACGGCCTCGAGAACCACGGGCTGTCGAATCTGCGGATGGTGTACTGGAACCTGCCGTCCGAAGCTTTGTATGAAGAGATATCGTTCAGGAGGGAAGCCCGCATCACGCAGATGGGCCCGATCGTCGCAAACACCGGCAAGCACACCGCCCGTTCTGCGAACGATAAGTTCGTGGTGAAGGAAGCTTCGACACAGGACAAGATCTGGTGGGGTCAATACAACCGCCCGTACAGTCCGGACAAGTTCCATGACCTCTACAATCGTATGCAGGGTTTTCTTCAGGGAAGGGATCTGTTTGTCCAGGATTGCTATGCCGGAGCAGACCCGAACTACAGGATGCCGATTCGTATCATCTGCGAGCACGCGTGGCATGCATTGTTCGCCCGCAATATGTTCATATTGCCGAAGACGAACGAGGAATATCGCCGCCACATTCCCGAATACACGGTCATGGCAATCCCCTCGTTCAAAGGGATGCCACAGATCGACGGAACGAATGCGAATACGTTCATCGTACTGAACTTTGCACAGAAGCTGTGCCTCATCGGCAACACGGCGTACGCGGGAGAGATCAAGAAGTCGATCTTTACGATCCTGAACTACGTTCTTCCTCTCGACGGTGTCATGTCAATGCACGCGTCGGCGAACGTGGGCAAAGAAGGGGATTCGGCGATCTTCTTCGGACTCTCGGGGACGGGGAAAACCACGCTATCGGCCGACCCGAAACGCGGCCTCATTGGTGATGACGAGCATGGATGGAGTGATGAGGGCGTGTTCAACATCGAAGGGGGATGCTACGCGAAGGTGATCCGACTCTCAGCGTCGGCGGAACCGCAGATATATGCAACAACAAGAATGTTCGGAACGATCCTGGAAAACGTTGTGCATGATCCGGTCACGCGCCTCATCGATCTTGATGACGACGCCATCACGGAGAACACACGAGCCTCCTATCCGCTCGAATACATCAGCAACGCAATCCCCGAGAAAATGGCCGGGCATCCGAAGAGCATCATCCTGCTGACGTGCGACGCTTCCGGCGTGATGCCTCCCATTGCCAGGCTCTCGCCTGATCAGACGATGTATCAGTTTATCTCGGGCTACACCTCCAAGATCGCAGGGACTGAAGTTGGGCTGGGGAAGGAACCCGAGATGACGTTCAGCACCTGTTTTGGCGCCCCGTTCATGGTGCATCATCCGTCGTTCTACGCCGACCTCCTGAAGAGGAAGATTTTGAAGCACGGCTCGAACTGCTGGCTCGTCAACACCGGCTGGATTGGCGGAGCGTACGGGGTTGGGAAGCGCATCAGCATCGGGCATACGCGGCGTCTCCTGGAAGCGGCTCTGACGGGAGAGTTGTTGAATTCAGAGTTCGTGACAGACCCAGTCTTTGGCTTCAGCGTTCCGAAAACGTGTGAAGGTGTCCCGGCAAATATCCTGGACCCTTCGGCTTCCTGGCCGAGCAAAGTAGTATATATGCAGAAGTACAAGCAGCTCGCATCCCGTTTTGTCGAGAACTTCAAGAAGTTCGAGGAGGGCTGTCCTCCGGAAGTGATGAAGGCAGGTCCGAAGATCTGA
- the aroF gene encoding 3-deoxy-7-phosphoheptulonate synthase has protein sequence MVVVTEPGVSEKQIEEIIRALNEHGFDVHRSTGIQQTVLGAIGVHPEFDHRQIELLPGVAEVLRITEPYKLASRTFKREGSVFDIGGLKLGGENVVVMAGPCSVESEKQIFTIAKAVADAGAKVLRGGAFKPRTSPYSFQGMGEEGLKLLRAAADEYKLKVITEVMDKSHITLVEKYADILQIGARNMQNFTFLRELGTASKPVFLKRGLAATIDEWLMSAEYILSGGNHQVIMCERGIRTFETATRNTLDISAIPVVKKKSHLPVFADPSHGIGIRDKVIPMARACVAAGADGIMVEVHNDPDHAKSDGAQSLFPDQFAQMMKEVRMIAVAIGRTLN, from the coding sequence ATGGTCGTCGTTACCGAACCTGGAGTATCTGAAAAGCAGATAGAAGAGATCATTCGCGCGCTCAACGAGCATGGCTTCGATGTCCATCGCTCGACGGGAATACAGCAGACTGTGTTGGGGGCGATCGGGGTGCATCCGGAATTCGATCATCGCCAGATCGAGCTGCTTCCCGGTGTCGCAGAGGTCCTGCGCATTACGGAGCCGTACAAGCTTGCGAGCCGGACGTTCAAGAGGGAGGGTTCGGTTTTTGACATCGGAGGCCTCAAACTGGGGGGCGAGAACGTTGTCGTCATGGCGGGGCCTTGCTCTGTCGAAAGCGAGAAGCAGATATTCACGATCGCGAAAGCTGTCGCAGATGCCGGAGCGAAAGTCCTGCGCGGAGGTGCATTCAAACCGCGCACGTCGCCTTACTCGTTCCAGGGAATGGGAGAGGAGGGCCTCAAACTTCTGCGCGCCGCCGCCGACGAGTACAAACTGAAGGTTATTACGGAAGTGATGGACAAGAGCCACATCACGTTGGTCGAAAAGTACGCCGACATTCTTCAAATCGGCGCACGGAATATGCAGAACTTCACGTTTCTCCGTGAGCTCGGTACAGCGTCGAAACCGGTGTTCCTGAAGCGCGGCCTCGCTGCGACGATAGACGAATGGCTGATGTCGGCAGAATACATTCTTTCCGGCGGAAACCACCAGGTGATCATGTGCGAGCGGGGAATCAGAACGTTTGAAACGGCAACGCGCAACACACTCGACATCAGCGCAATTCCAGTCGTGAAGAAGAAGAGTCACCTCCCTGTCTTCGCCGATCCGTCACATGGTATCGGTATCCGCGACAAGGTGATCCCCATGGCCCGCGCCTGTGTGGCCGCGGGGGCAGACGGGATCATGGTGGAAGTCCACAACGATCCCGACCACGCAAAATCCGACGGCGCACAGTCTCTCTTCCCGGACCAGTTTGCGCAAATGATGAAAGAAGTCCGCATGATTGCAGTAGCCATCGGGAGAACGCTGAATTGA
- the rsmD gene encoding 16S rRNA (guanine(966)-N(2))-methyltransferase RsmD produces MRIIAGQYRGRTLSTVRDLSVRPTTDRAKQTIFDILSNRLDFDGIEVLDLFAGSGSLGLEAVSRGAAHVTFVDKAQQTLRVLESNVTTLGCSDQCTAYTADVFWYLKNTRKAFDLVFVDPPYRLERIEELPNAIYESPIVKEGTYVVMEHSKESQVIVSDLMYDVTRKPFGQTTVLIMQVRAKTLQL; encoded by the coding sequence ATGAGAATCATTGCCGGACAGTACCGCGGCCGAACTCTCTCCACCGTCCGTGATCTTTCTGTACGACCAACCACAGATCGGGCAAAACAGACGATCTTTGATATTCTGTCGAATCGACTGGATTTCGACGGTATCGAGGTTCTCGACCTTTTTGCCGGGAGCGGAAGCCTGGGATTGGAGGCTGTCAGTCGTGGCGCCGCCCACGTTACATTCGTCGACAAAGCACAACAGACACTCCGGGTGCTCGAGTCCAACGTCACTACGCTCGGCTGTTCGGATCAGTGCACAGCATACACTGCGGATGTCTTCTGGTATCTGAAGAACACGCGCAAAGCGTTCGATCTCGTCTTCGTCGATCCTCCCTATCGCTTGGAGCGCATTGAAGAACTTCCGAATGCCATCTATGAATCCCCCATCGTGAAGGAGGGGACATATGTGGTCATGGAGCACAGCAAGGAAAGTCAGGTAATCGTCTCAGACTTGATGTATGACGTCACGCGCAAACCGTTCGGCCAAACGACAGTGCTGATCATGCAGGTTAGAGCGAAAACCCTGCAATTGTGA